GGCGGCCGCGGCGTCGATATCGGAGACCACCACTCGCCATCCCCGCCCGGCAAGAGTGGTGGCGATGGCCCGGCCGATCCCCGATCCGGCGCCGGTGACGACGGCGGTCTGGTGGTGGGAGTTCTCGACTGTGGTCATGGCCGGGCCTTTCGGGCGATGCGGTGGGATATCGGGGTGAGCACGTCGCCGAGTTCGCGCCACTGGGCATAGGCCTCGGCGTATCGGTCGACGTTCTTCGGGTTGGGGACCACGGGCTCGCCGAGGGTCTGGAACTTCGCGGTGCTGTCCCAGCCGTCCAACAGTCCCGTGCCGACCGCGGCGATGACGGCAGCGCCGAGCGAGGCACCGGGGTGTCCGACGACGGGGGACAGCGGTGTGTCGAGGACATCGGCGAGAATCTGCTTCCACAGCACCGATTTGCTGCCGCCGTTGGTCACCAACGCACGCTGCAACCGCACTCCCATGGCGGCGAAGACCTCGGTGTGGTGTTTGAAGCCGAACGCGATGGCCTCCAGGACCGAGCGGTACATGTCGGCGCGGGTGTGTGCCAGGTCCAGGCCGACGAACGCGCCACGCAGGTCCGGATCATGCAGCGGGCTCTTCTCGCCGAGAAAGTAAGGAAGACAGAGGATGTCGGCCGGATTACGGGTCTGCGCCTCGTCATCGAGGGCGACCAGGTCGATGCCCCCGGACAGCGTCTGGAACCAGCGGATCAGGCTGCCGCTGGTGGCCATGCATCCGTTGGGTAGCCACCGGCCCGGCACCGGATGGGCATCGAGATAGAGCCGGGCGTCGATGACCGGCGTATCGGCGGCGGCCAGGATATCCCCGGCGCCGCCGAGTTTGACCAGCCAGTCGCCCGCGGTGTTGATGCCCGCGGCGTAGGCCGACAGGACGTGGTCGGCGCCGCCGACGATGAGCGGCAGTCCGGCTTTCAGTCCGGTGGCCGCGGCAGCCGCGGCGCTCAGTTCGCCGGCCTGGGTACCCGGCGCCAGCACCGGGGGCACCAGCTCGGCGGACAACCCCGCCGCGGTGTACATCGGTTCGTAGCGCTCACCCTCGACGGTGCCGAGCCCGGATTCCAGCGCCCAGTTCAGCTCGACGTGGGCGGGGGCCCCGAGCGCCATCAACACCCAGTCGTAGGAGCCGACCAGATGGGCGGTGGCGGCCCAGTGCTGCGGCTCGTGATGTTGCAGCCACAGCGCCGTCGGCGCCACCGATTGCTGGGTGATCGCCGAACCGGTGGCGCGCAGGACGGCCGTGTCATCCAGGGTGCTCTTCAGCTCGGCGATCTCGGCGGTGGCGCGGGCGTCGTTCTGCAGCAGGGCACGCCGCACCGGTGCGCCGTCGCGATCGACCGCGATGACGGCCGGGACCATGCCGGTGGTGGACAACGCGGCGATGCGGTCGCTGCCGACACCGGATTCGGCGAGCACCTCGCGGATACCGGCGTGGACATTGTGCAGCCATTGGGCGGGGTCGGCCTCGGCGTGGCCGGGCGCATCGGAGAACAGGCGGCTCTCGTGGGTGGCCTGGGCGATGATGCGCGCGCGAGCGATGTCGACGAGCACGGTCTTGGTGCCGGTGGTGCCGATATCGATGCCGATCGTGAACTCCGGCATGCCATCCCTTCGGTCGATCGCTACGTATTCCTGG
The sequence above is drawn from the Mycolicibacterium neoaurum VKM Ac-1815D genome and encodes:
- a CDS encoding FGGY-family carbohydrate kinase, producing the protein MPEFTIGIDIGTTGTKTVLVDIARARIIAQATHESRLFSDAPGHAEADPAQWLHNVHAGIREVLAESGVGSDRIAALSTTGMVPAVIAVDRDGAPVRRALLQNDARATAEIAELKSTLDDTAVLRATGSAITQQSVAPTALWLQHHEPQHWAATAHLVGSYDWVLMALGAPAHVELNWALESGLGTVEGERYEPMYTAAGLSAELVPPVLAPGTQAGELSAAAAAATGLKAGLPLIVGGADHVLSAYAAGINTAGDWLVKLGGAGDILAAADTPVIDARLYLDAHPVPGRWLPNGCMATSGSLIRWFQTLSGGIDLVALDDEAQTRNPADILCLPYFLGEKSPLHDPDLRGAFVGLDLAHTRADMYRSVLEAIAFGFKHHTEVFAAMGVRLQRALVTNGGSKSVLWKQILADVLDTPLSPVVGHPGASLGAAVIAAVGTGLLDGWDSTAKFQTLGEPVVPNPKNVDRYAEAYAQWRELGDVLTPISHRIARKARP